The DNA window tcgccgccgccgtcgccgcatCTTGGGCTAAGTGCTCATGTGTGTTGTCGTCGAATCCATAAAAATGTGCATAAGTTAAGGCACAGCGGTAGCTAGAAAGGGGTTGTCTAAGGGGTGGGGGGTTGAGAGAttacaattgcagctgcttgcgtCGCTCGCACGGCAACTTGAGGAAGCATAATGAAGGATAATGAGTTCTTGATTAGTACAAAGTGGAAAATTGTGTATTTTTGAATGCgcatctctctcgctcacacacacacaaactattGGCGCTGGCTCAGACTGTGCGGCATCAATTAACTGTAATTAGGGgcgccgcttgctgctgcgtgaccaaatgcaaacaaactaaatgcgTTGGCGCCAAGCAAAgcgaaataaaacaaaagcagcagcagttgaagtTGCTGGCGAATTCTTAAGTTCGAATGCCGAATGCATTGAAGCAAATAGttaagcacaaacacacacacacacccacacacacatcacatatatgtaaatacaaacGCTTGTGTTTGGTTTGTTCGTTGGTTGACCAATGTCTGAAATGCATGAAaagaattcaaataaaatgttggcaAAAATCAACACAGTTTTCGGTCTGCCGTGTTCGTATGTGGGCGGAGGGCGGTAGGCGTGGCGGCTTGTGTGCTGCcacataaaattgcaaaaagtgcaaaaagcaaaacgcgGCACTTGCActcagctaatttatttaattttatatttttctaggGTATGTTGCACCTTCTTTCGTTTTTTCATGCTACTGCTATTTATTGCTGGCTCTGTTTTCATTGGTtacatgcatttgcatttgcatgcaaatcgaCGATTAATCAAAATACcattttcaacaattgttgcttgcaaattaCGCTTTTCGCCTTTTCGCAGTCAAACGacaaaaatgcaacaaaacatCAAATTGTGAAACTTGATGGGAAATAAGTGAGTAAATTGAGCTGCAACATCATAAAAGAGTTCGACGTAAATCCTTTGGAAACAAACAGTAGCAGTAAGCTAAAGCGAAATCATTTGGGGCCAAGTGTTAAGTGTTGCCATAACTTATTGCCTGATTGACTAATTGACGGCAGTTGCAGCCAATTCAACGACTCAGTTGCATTTATAGCCAATAGCCAATGGACAATGGCCAATTGCTCGTTGCCATTAGCAACTTtgatgttttttaattaagcggCTTAGCTGACATACATTTAGCCATTTTGCATTGAAATGAGTGCACAGTGGTACAAAATGCAGCTAATTATTTGATTCTTTGCTTGCAATTCAAAATGAACTTAAAAAACGCATGGAAATTTTCcattcaaaaaatttaaacaaaacgaCTTAAGCAACCTTTTATATCCTGGTATGCATTTCGATGCCCAGGAAATGCGTGTCCTATTGGAATTGGAAGGATAACCAAGAAATAGGAGCTAAAAAACGACCGTTTTGCCGAAAGCCAGTATCCCCTCAAAATAAGAAGTCGTGTCCtttataattgcttatttattacaaatcaATTTAGCAGCTAAGTCTTATAACTAAACTTTAAAGTTAAGcgactataaataataaaactgcaaagaatgtattaatgcattaatttaactaaatataattgattCAGAATTCCTTTaagctattgttgttgatttttccGCTGAAATGTGATGTTAACTCCGGTAACTCTCCAGGATGTAGATCCGACTGCAATAGCCAGATATCGTGTATGATGAAGTCCTGCGTTCGctgtaaaataaatcattttattagataaattaatttttaaaaaaataaaattatagctcAACTAATAACTTTACTAGGACTGGTAGCGGTCTGCACTCTTCTTTTTGAGTGTTTGGGTACTTAGCTTCATTCGCTCCGCTCACACCgtaacaaaacgaaaacagcGAGGGAGCGAGAAATCAGAAAACGGGATGAAGATAGCTAATAACctaagagcgcagtccgctaccttgtattattctaCCATGAACTGACCTACATACATGCATTCTTATTCACTCAGGCTTCCACGCATgcgagcgtcgctgctttgctgctcttcGCTGCCCGCCTCTTTCGTTCGTAGGCGCTCGATCGTGTGACTgtgcagctttgctgctgcggctgaacTTGAGCGTCGCCGTttcgttgcttagagagcgtcACTCATTGTGAGTGAGAGCGTGAGTGGGTTTTGCTTTGACTATAGCGGTGACTgagcgccgctgctgcggccGAATGGGAGCGCGGCCGTTTCCATAGCTTAGAGAGAGCGCTCAGCTCACTGTGCATCGTACGATGAGTGActtaagtattaaataatatgcattttattttttaccatgagcaactgctgttgtgtgttgtCCAGTgtagtttattgtttattatttatatgcttgcaTACACAAACGagtatttaaactaaaataattaacagctAAGCTAATACCTCACCAGCTTTGGTGTTTTGCATTCTCAACTCACTGCACTTCACTTTCACTACTTGTTCAATCACCAACACTGCATAAAAAAACTGTTAAACGCAGCGCCTTCCTCGCTTGCTGCCAGCCCTACAGAATTTGAGTGCAGAGTGCAAGAAAAAAGCGGAGAGCGCAAGTCACTCAGAGAGCGTGAGCAGCAGTCAATGCTTATTCTAATTAGCCCACGTGCTGGctagcgagagagtgagagagagagcagcgctgctttcgttcgTCTGCGCTCGATCGATCTTCGCAGCTGCGACAGAACAAGAGCGTCGCTGCATCGTACggtgctttgcttgtttgcttttgttttaactgCAGTTGGACAGACACTGAGCGTGGGAACTAAATTGCCGTTAGCTACGCTAACTTCAGCTGATTTAATCACAAGTTTTGCATTGAGTATTCTATTTGAAACTTTGAATGAAATGTTCTTATTTAGAAAACGATCAATTCGATtgcaaattatattcaattttatattagcACTGCAGCTTACTTTTGTGCTGTGCCCTCTGCTTAGTTCTTGATAAGCTGGGAGCAGACTCTAATGCTCTGAGTGGGAACTGGGTGTAGTGATTGTTATGACTGATCTTGGTAATCTTCTTGGTCAGATTAGGGGCTGAAGACAGATCCTTGGCCTGGAGGACTTCAGTTCAACCTGGTTGCTGCCTAAAATGATAATCTTGTTGCAGGTGCTGCTGATCTTCGGGTTCTGATGCAGATCAGATTGATAACATTTTGAGTGGCCGCCCCTTGTTGCCCGACTTGACCCAAAGGCAAGTAACTCGTCCTTAGCCAGGCTCATAAAAACTTAACACTCATCATTTAGTTATACTTTATCCAGCTGGCAACAAGATCGTGTTAATTATAGCTTTCTTTTCGCCATATCTAAGTTCCAGTTTTGCTGCAGTACTATGACGTCGTAGCCAAGTCTTTGGCCCACTTAAAAGTAagcaatgaaatgaatgaaattacCGTTGAGTGTCTCCACCCCCACCCCCGCTCACCTGCCCCACTCAACTCAAGTGGGCAAACAAAAGTGACGGCGAGCTCAAACGCAgcccaagcaacaaaataataatgaatgaGCAAATAAGGCACAAAATTTGGCCGCAATTGCCAAACGCCCCACCCAGCATCCCACAATGCAGCACTGAGTGCTTGGCGTGAGTTCACAACCCAGTTATGGTCAAATTCACGGAATCCTGAAAGGGACGCAAACTCGTGCCCGAGCTCCATTCAGTGCATTGAATTGCGGCGCGTTCGCTTTGGGACGCGGGCACGTCTTTTATGCCACGTTACGGTATATGTAACGGTATAAATTCCTAGTTAATTAATCACCTTTTCGCTTTGTTTAtgcgtaatttaattaattttatgtctTTCAGCTGCTCAACTAGGCACTGGGAACTGCGAACTGGGAACTGCGAACTGGGAACTGCGAACTGGGAGCTGGGAACTGGGAACTGCAGCTGGGGAATACTTGAAGTGTTGGCCTGGCTGGCATTGTGACTTGTGTGTGATTGACTTGGCCAAAATGCCAGTTGAAATTGGAATTCGACGTGTTCGACGAGCGCAACTTGTGCCAAACTTGAAAAATTATTCATTAGCCAAAAGAGCAAACACAGCAACTGCCAAGAAAATAAGAATTGTGGCCATGGACCGAAGCAAAAGCATAACCCATGTATctcaattaaaatcaaatgaaactGCAGTGagtaaaaaaaaggaaaatgcGCAGAAGTAATAAGCGCGATGCTCTGACATAAATCTTTAAATGTGTCTGGGGTGCGGATCGGGGGGGAGagtaaaattattacaagAGCTACGAGAGTGCTAAAGCTAATGAATACTTATGGCCAGAGCGATATGCAAGCTTAAGcgatataaacaaatgtgccAAAGTTTAATCATTAAGCATTAAGTGCGCCTTTCGCTAATAAACATTGCACAGATATAAGTTCTAAAAGcgctcaatttaatttgaactaCTAGTTGCGGTTttagtttgtaaatttatattttgttcatttaaatgaaaagccTAAACTATcagttgaattaatttatcCAGACAATTATCGCTTACAAGTAATTTGTGCTATTGAAAATTCACTTATTGATAATTTATCGCtcagtttataatttataaaatatgatatAAGCTTGAACAAAAAATTGGGAGTCAACAATTCattgctaacaaaaatatcGAAGTTCGAGTTCTAAAAATTGAAGCATTAGCATTGTTCTCTCTatctttctcactctctctctctctctctctctctctctttcccttCTCAGCCAAGCTGCTAAACTATTTTGGAATTTGAATGCTTACAGAACTAATTAAtcttaataatttgttataaaattaactttaactaaataaactttcaaaaaatttatagatatatctgctatatatttatatattatatttgttgttgtcttgtaTTATTTAGCTATAGTTAATATTAATGTAgctagcaaaaataaaaggcataatagataaagaaaatatatataccatacaagcataaatatatatatataaataaatttattgtttaaattttattaagtacatataacaataaattaattcttgATTACatacgtttgttttttttttttgaagtgtttatgataatataaaatgcatttttcacATTCATTCGTTACatatttggcaattgcaaataTGCATGTGACTCACATTTCTAGCTtctatacatacacatacatgtgtgtgtgtgtgtgtgtgtgtgtctttgtgtgtgttatcaACTCTTTGTTATGGCAATTCGTAGAAATAACGAATACGAATCTATGAATACGCTAAACGATGATAATGaggcagcaataaatataagcaatagcgaatgagtgtgtgtgtgtgtgtttcagtgtgtgtgtgtgtgtgtgtgtttaaagctgctgcaactgagAGCAGTGACTGGCAGGCTCAATGCCTGGCTTCCTCATCGACCACAATGGGCTCAATTTGCTTGACCACAGCTGGcttctcttcttcttctcccTCATCTGCAACTCCATTGGGCAGCACACGCACCTCAACCTGATTGGAGGCATCAGAacggagcagctgctgctcctgctcttgctcttgctcctCCTCCGCCTCGGCCTGCTCCTTGGGGTGCTGCTCATCGGAGCGACTTTGCGCCTTGTGGttctgctgcggctgctcaaTGGCCGTGAGTATGGATTGCAGCAATCCCTGGGAGAGTATCTCCTCATGATTGGCGCCATCCTCAATGCTCTGCtgcgtctgttgctgctgctgctgttgacccGACTGGGCGGCACTCAGTGAGCTGCCAAACTGCACTTGGAAATTCTGCGTGGGCGCATTTGCATTCAGCTGAATGCTCTGCGACTTTTGCGCCGAGATGACATTGAGGCCATCCAGTCCTGGCAGCTGCTGGGGATCAGTGCCATCGGGCAGCGCCGCCACCTGCGACTTCTGCGAGGCATAGCCGCTGTGATCGAAGTCAATGTCATTGCCCGAGGGCGGCGGGCCGTAGCTGTCGGCGGGTCCGGTGACGAACTGCGTGTGCTGCTCCGCCACGGGAATGCTCTGGGCAATGGCATTGTAGGCGCCAGCTGAGGCGGCAGAGACGCTGccaaagtgttgctgctgctgctgttggattTGGTAGCCATTGCTGCTGACTAGATTGGGTCCATGGCCGCAGTCGTGCACCACAACCGTCTGTGgtgccaactgctgctgtgggcCGTGACTAAAGCGCGGCGCTTGCTGAGCCAGCGGCAAGCCCTGGGCATGaataaactgctgctgctgctgctgctgatgctgtgaGCCACTGAAGCTGTGCTCCaagtgctgctggtggtgttgctgctgctgctgctgctgctgcaagaaGACAGCTGCTGGTGGTGCGGGCAGATACTGCTGATTGGGTGGTGGCAGGAactgtggtggtggtggtggtccATACTGCTGCTTCTGATGTCCGAACGCTGGTCCgggctgtggctgcggcagttgttgctgcactaTGATctgcggtggtggtggtgcctGCAATGCTTGTGGTGGATTGTAGCTGGGCGCAGGTGCATTCACGGGCAGCTCATGGGCCGCTGGTGGAATATACGTGGCTGGCTGCTGGGCGGGCTTGACGCCAAACTGATCCAAATGCTGCACAGTGGCGCCAATGGACTCCAGCAGACCAGCGGGCACGGGCGGGCGATAGGCAACGGGCTTGTTTGGCTGACCAGCGCCATGCTGTGGATACGGCTGAGGGTTGCCCGAGGGTGCGCCGTACTGAATATTCACAttggagtgggagtgggactGAGATTGGGCGTGggactggctgctgctgagtgcAGCAAActgcggcggcggtggtggtggtgctgcatactgtgctgctggtggtggcaaGTCATTGCCAATCGTTTGATACTTGTGCGCGTGTCCAGAGCCAGGAGCAAAGGAGTCCGCTGGCGGCTTCGAGTAACTGTCGTCAATGGAGCCAAGCGAGAGCTGAAAACATCAAAAAAACATTTAGTAGGTGAacttatgaatttaaattcaggTTCATAAAACTTTTCCATTCTatctatttacatatttattctATCTACGCTTATTccttcagctacagctccgAAGAAATAAATGTGTGCACTTTCTTTTCGGAAGATTCTAAGACAATTGACAAAAGCTTCATTAGATCTTTTGCTATAAACTGTAAATGCCATTTGGCTAACACTTTTGACTTTGAGACACAAGACAAAGATTGAACCCCAGTGAGTCTAGGACCTCTACATATGAAAAGCTCAAACTGAGCCTTAGGCTTAGGCTCTCTCTGACCAACTTCTTggtcaaaacaaatttgaaattaaaattaataaactcgcagcagcagcagcttcttcttcttcttcttcttcttcttcgatATTTTTCCTTATTGTTACaatgaaatttaagcaaaactgGGCGGACTACATTTCATATAGAATTGCAGTTGCGAGTTGAGAAAATGCTTCATATAATTGTATATCGTTTTGTTGTATCCATTCTAAATGTTTTTGGTAGAATTCTCTATTCCAAATGGAATTTGGAATAAGACTGAAGCAAAGCTTATTCGGAAATACGTATTGCTGATGATCGGGCCAAGTTCTAGCAGCTACAATTTCCCAGATATATTTGACAACTTTCTTATAGCTATAAACGTTCAAAGTCCAAAATGGGTCCGAAGAGATATAGAAAAAAAGAAGATACTACAAAATATAACAGTAGGATAGCAGTGGTGTTTGAAGCATTTCTAAGCTAAGCTCATCCAGTCTTTCCTCTATATTCAACAACTATTTATCAATCGCACTCTAGAGAAAAAGAAGAGTTCAAGCTTCTTCTTATTCTTCTTTCCTCTGCTCCTCCTTTTCTTCAATACATAGCAGTGGTGTTTGAAGCATTACCCAGCTAAGTTAATCCAGTCTTTTCTCTATATAACTATctatctatttatatattggaCTCAAAAGAGAAAGTTCTTTCTTTCTTCTTCCTTAATgatcttcttcttctctttgGTATTCTTCATCGCTTTTATATTCTATTCAATTCGCACCTGCAGCGCTTCGGATTCAATGGAGTTGAGACGTCCAtcattgccgccgccgccgccgccgcttgtgGTGATGATATTGCCGCCTTCGCCTTGCAGCGCCACAGCCACCAGCTGCTCATCCGTCAGACCATCGACaatgctgccgccgccgctgctgctgcttccaatGCTGTATTGAGTGCCAAAGGATTGTTGCGAGTGCagctgagcttgagcttgagcctgagcctgagcttgggcctgggcctgggccaCATGGCTGTAGCCACCTTGGGTTTCAATGTGGTTCTGCTCGACGTAGGCGCCAATGGGCGCTGGAATGGGTTTCCAGCCATCGCAGGCGGTGTGGAAGGGCGCCTGGGAGCCGCTGACGCTGTGGGTGTGGCCAGAGGCGTCGATTTGGATTTGAACCTGCTTGACTGGACCGCCGGATAGCTGCTGGCCATGGTTGCCGCCACCACCGCTGAGGATGATGGTGGTTTCGGGTGCGCGATTGAAGCCGCCGGGTTGTGGTCCAGGCACATTGATGGGCAGTGGTGGTGGGCCATAGTTGGGTGGTGTATCGTAGACGGGCTTGGGTGGCAGGTTGAGTGGCCCGGAGGCGGGTGGGCCGTAGCTGCTGGCGGGCTGATGGGCGGGCTTGAACAGCGGTGCGGGATGTGGTGCTGGCAGCGattgtggtggtggtgggccGTAGTGTGGCTTGGGTGGTCCATATTGTGGTGCGGGGCGATGCTGCAGCTTCAGTGGTGGCGGTGGGCCATACTGTGGCTTCGGTGGTGGGCCATACTGTGGCTTCGGTGGGCCATACACCACCTTCGGTGGTGGAGGTCCGTACTGTGGTGCCGGCTTGTGCTGTATATGCGGAGGTCCATAGTAAGGCTTGGGCACTCCAAAGTGCATCTTAATCTGCTCGTGCAATGCGCTGCCGCCGGCACCGCCACCACCCAAGAAGTTCAGCTTGGGTGGGCCGTACTTGAGCGCTGGTGGTCCGTACTCCCGGAATGGAATCTGCTGTGGCACGCCGTACTCGCGATGTGGCACAtgctgtggtggtggtgcgCCATACTGTGGCGCTGGACGCGGTGGTGGGCCATAGCTATCGaagccaccaccaccgccgccgccgcggtTCAAGTCTCCAACTAGCACCGCTTGGGTGGCGCAAGCGCAAATCACTAGCGCTAAAGTTGAACGTAGCAGcatctaaaaaatatttataaataataacaaattaattaatgcttgaataatttaaatattttaataattttatgctctCATATCAAgtataaaaagcagctaagaacttctatttgaatttgtttgtagTTCGTTGACTTTATCtgcttgtctctctctctctctctctcgctctctctgtctctctcgctctctctgtctctctcgctctctctgtctctcttgctctctctgtctttcttAATTCAGTAGCCTCGTCTCATATTTTTAGAGCAACTCAATTGCTTTGTCAAAAGTAATTTACCGAAATTTAAACCTCCATTCAACTCTAAGcgaaattgtaaattttggCAGCCACAACATTTTtcgttcaattaaaataaactacaaaGTGTCTTAGAAAGGAATTTTATACGCTTTAGCTAAAAGTTTATGCTAGTAAAAGTAGTAAAATTTCtttgcaagcaattttatcaattttattaacaactaaaaaacacaaagcaaagtcaaattaaaagcaactaaaattgACAAGCTGCCTCAATATTATGCTAAGcgattttatagaatttaagaaataaataattattattttaatgctgatATTTTTGCTGCGACTAATAAAAGCAAgggcaaaaatattaattaaaaaaagttgCGTACTGCTTAActtagttattaattattttggtataataattaaacttgtaaataaataaaaaaaattttctttaactTCAGCACAGCAAATTGAAGCTAAAATTGATCAACTCAAAGCTTCATAATAACTCCAAGCGTTAAAAATAATACGccacaatattttatataatttaaaataataaaataaataaatatagcaagcaattaaagttgagcttgctgctgcaaagGCAGAAATATTAGCAACAAACTTTAACTAGCAATAACtgagtatttaatatttagaaCAGCCTATttaagttattatattatttttgtataatactaatgctaaataaataaataatatattaatttgccGCATAAGTAAGAACTCATACAGATTAGTTGCTTAAGTTGCGCTGTCGCttaggcaaataaataaataactaaaaatatttatacgtCGCTTAGTTAAACTTCAACTTAATGAACTGCAAACTTGTTAGCTGACTTGCAGTTTAAAGGTTTAAAGGCTTAAAGGTTCTCCATGTCACGACGCATAACAAGTGAAGCAACAAATCCCAGCTCAGGCTGCAAGTTAAGCTTGAGGTTGAGGGTTGAGCGACGAGCGTTGAGCGACTTGCGTGCAcattaatgtaaatatttaagggCATTgatatgtgtgtctgtgtgtgtgtgtgtggcatgtggcagttGCCTCAGAGCCAttcggttgctgctgcttccaccTGCGGGCCAGTTGTCAATTTCGTTTGTCTGTCTGAGCGTCTTGTGGGTTTTGCGCTGTTGCAATAATTTGCGCTAATTTGGCATTTGTCATTCCGAACAAGTTAATGCGGTAACTCTGACCGCCACGCCCCTCAAGCCGCCCGCCCTCTAAGCAGCTCAGCCGACGTAATTAGCCAGCGGTTAGCCCAAAACAAACGGAGCAAGCATTACGCtctaattaaaacataattgcCTCAAACTCAGCATCTCAACAAAACATTCAACATCAataattcaacaacaaaatttaaaaaaaaaacacgcaaaattgccaaaaaaataaaaacaaaacgcttacaagtcaaatataattaacaaaacaatgTAGCAAGCGTCGTTTAGTTGCGTTTGATGtttaacaagcaacaacaacaacaatttcaacaattgtttgcaatttataatcacactttgcaacaattaaataaatacaacaattattttatagcagcttgtataattgcataattatatttgcagcttaagaA is part of the Drosophila busckii strain San Diego stock center, stock number 13000-0081.31 chromosome X, ASM1175060v1, whole genome shotgun sequence genome and encodes:
- the LOC108605116 gene encoding trithorax group protein osa, with the translated sequence MPTIGERGTQQLNDNNNNNNSNNNNSLVICACATQAVLVGDLNRGGGGGGGFDSYGPPPRPAPQYGAPPPQHVPHREYGVPQQIPFREYGPPALKYGPPKLNFLGGGGAGGSALHEQIKMHFGVPKPYYGPPHIQHKPAPQYGPPPPKVVYGPPKPQYGPPPKPQYGPPPPLKLQHRPAPQYGPPKPHYGPPPPQSLPAPHPAPLFKPAHQPASSYGPPASGPLNLPPKPVYDTPPNYGPPPLPINVPGPQPGGFNRAPETTIILSGGGGNHGQQLSGGPVKQVQIQIDASGHTHSVSGSQAPFHTACDGWKPIPAPIGAYVEQNHIETQGGYSHVAQAQAQAQAQAQAQAQLHSQQSFGTQYSIGSSSSGGGSIVDGLTDEQLVAVALQGEGGNIITTSGGGGGGNDGRLNSIESEALQLSLGSIDDSYSKPPADSFAPGSGHAHKYQTIGNDLPPPAAQYAAPPPPPPQFAALSSSQSHAQSQSHSHSNVNIQYGAPSGNPQPYPQHGAGQPNKPVAYRPPVPAGLLESIGATVQHLDQFGVKPAQQPATYIPPAAHELPVNAPAPSYNPPQALQAPPPPQIIVQQQLPQPQPGPAFGHQKQQYGPPPPPQFLPPPNQQYLPAPPAAVFLQQQQQQQQHHQQHLEHSFSGSQHQQQQQQQFIHAQGLPLAQQAPRFSHGPQQQLAPQTVVVHDCGHGPNLVSSNGYQIQQQQQQHFGSVSAASAGAYNAIAQSIPVAEQHTQFVTGPADSYGPPPSGNDIDFDHSGYASQKSQVAALPDGTDPQQLPGLDGLNVISAQKSQSIQLNANAPTQNFQVQFGSSLSAAQSGQQQQQQQTQQSIEDGANHEEILSQGLLQSILTAIEQPQQNHKAQSRSDEQHPKEQAEAEEEQEQEQEQQLLRSDASNQVEVRVLPNGVADEGEEEEKPAVVKQIEPIVVDEEARH